One Solanum lycopersicum chromosome 4, SLM_r2.1 DNA window includes the following coding sequences:
- the LOC101246130 gene encoding short-chain dehydrogenase ptmH, whose protein sequence is MEENREVVLITGCSNGGIGHELARAFAAKDCLVVATARSLKSMSDFQNDPRFFLQELDVLSEQNVTKVLTKVVDKFGRIDVLVNNAGIQCVGPLAELPLSAIQHTFNTNVFGPIRLIQSVVPHMASRKQGKIVNVGSCSALSPGPWSSAYSASKAAVHSFTDTLRLELRPFGIDVISVVPGAVTSHIGDTAIANYTQMPEWKLYKNFEESIRARAQFSQGPKSTPAEEFAKRTVNAVLKKKPPAWFSIGHLSTVAAIMYHLPIFIRDFIVRKVMKF, encoded by the exons ATGGAAGAAAACAGAGAAGTAGTTCTGATAACTGGCTGCTCAAATGGCGGCATAGGCCATGAGCTAGCTCGAGCTTTTGCTGCTAAGGATTGCCTTGTTGTAGCTACAGCTCGATCGCTTAAATCCATGTCAGATTTCCAAAATGATCCACGATTCTTTCTTCAAGAACTTGATGTTTTATCTGAACAAAATGTGACGAAGGTACTCACAAAAGTTGTTGACAAATTTGGGCGAATTGATGTTCTTGTTAATAACGCTGGTATACAGTGTGTTGGGCCTCTGGCTGAACTCCCTTTATCTGCTATTCAACATACCTTCAATACCAATGTTTTTG GTCCCATAAGGTTAATTCAATCTGTTGTTCCGCACATGGCTTCCAGGAAACAAGGGAAAATTGTCAACGTTGGAAGTTGCAGTGCTTTATCTCCAGGTCCATGGTCTAGTGCTTATAGTGCATCCAAAGCTGCTGTACATTCATTTACTGATACCTTGAG ACTGGAACTTAGGCCATTTGGCATTGATGTCATCTCTGTTGTCCCTGGAGCTGTGACATCCCACATTGGAGACACAGCCATTGCCAATTACACTCAAATGCCAGAGTGGAAGTTGTACAAGAATTTTGAAGAATCAATCCGGGCACGAGCACAATTCTCACAAGGCCCAAAATCAACTCCTgcagaagaatttgcaaagAGGACCGTGAATGCGGTGCTGAAGAAGAAACCTCCGGCTTGGTTTTCTATTGGCCATTTGTCTACTGTTGCTGCAATCATGTACCATCTTCCAATTTTTATCAGAGACTTCATTGTCAGGAAAGTAATGAAGTTTTGA